From the genome of Hypanus sabinus isolate sHypSab1 chromosome 29, sHypSab1.hap1, whole genome shotgun sequence:
AATCGATCAACTATGATGgcaatggcctaatttgctcctgtgtcttatggtcttatgacaggGACTTCCCAGTAGAATGACTGATGGAGATGGagtgaacactacagcacagtacaggcccttcagcctaaatGTTGTGTTcgccttttaacctgctctacaatcaatctaactcttccctcccacatagccgtccacctttctttcatccatgagtaTCTTAAGAGTATCTTAAGTGTCCCGAATATATTTACCCTCGACAATGCATTCCTTGGTCTTCATgcactctgtgttaaaaactcCCATACTTTGCtctgatcaccttaaaattatccccTCCTgtgaaagtctctggctgtccactatctGTGCCtcgtatcatcttgtacacctctgtcaagtcacctcctTTTCTCCCAAAGAGAAAACACCTAGATCGCTCAACCGAACCTCATAGGACACGCtgtctagtccaggcagcatcctggtaaatctcctctgcacactttcgaAAGCTTCCACAGCCTCcctataatgtggtgaccagaacagaacacaacaccagtggtctaaccagagttttacagagttgCAGTGTCACCTCCCATCTTTCAGCCCCCAAATAACGGAAACCACCTTAACCACTTTGAGAGACCTGTGGATATAGACCGCAAGATGTCTCCGGTTGTCCACACGGATTGTCGTTTGTTCttaagtgtatcacttcacaagGTTCCCGGTTGAATCCCGCCTCTAGAGAGGGAGGCGCAGCCTGTTGGAGGAGGAGGGACTTGAAAGGCCTCAGCAGGAGACGATCATTCTGCCCTGGAGCCAACTCTGCCCCTCGTCGAGGGAGGAAGGGGCTGTGAGGCCTCTGtcagtcagggttgaccatgggtgTTGCATCTTAGCTGTCCAgacacacaagccagggcagtaccaTTCGGAAAGCAAgcagttgcccatgtagcaagctccccctttcCACATCCGATGAAGCCAGAAGGATGATAGAGACTGATACAGCAGCGTCTCAGGAGtttccagtcagcgttgaactcaacgtagcactgccttagggactccatctccggatttttcctttgggggccttccccgtgagtgggtgtagccacaaggcagcgggaggtttgaaatcagagttttccttctcctagatgagctggcaaccacggctgatgagccctgACTGCCCGAAGCAAATGGTTTTTAGATGCCGgtgacccgcctttgccccttcttacAGTAGAAACGGTTCACCTGGGGCTAAGctgcatgtgaaggccaggagctggacttggttgtcaggggcTGTTTGAGGCACACGTCATTGGGAGCATTAAatcggtagtgggagcttgtgTCCATTATCACCCCCAGCTGTAACAACGTTAAGGGGTTGGGAAAGCACGGGAGGAATTCAGGTAGGTGGGCTTGGTGTGTAGACTTGGTTGGGTGGAGTGGGATGGGGAGGTTAGTAAGGGGTCGGAGGCCAGGGGAACGTGAAGGTGGGTCATCAGGGTGAGAGGATGAATGGGGAGGGATGACTCGTAGCACATAAGGGATGGAGCAGGAGCTTTGGAGGAAGTGGCAGTGGATAGGGGAAGAAGGGATAgtgggtttgagagagagagggaattgaTAGGAGTGTGGTGCGTATGAGGGGGAAACTAAGGATCTTCAAGGAGGTGAGGGTGGCAGAAGTAATGATTGAGAAGAAGAGAGAGAATCAAAGAAAAATCtctacacacaaaatcctggagaaactcagcaggtcaggcagcatcgatggagaggaataaactctgtTCTTTCAGACCTCATAGCCACGTTAAAATGTCTGACTGCTTTGATCAATAATAGGCCATCGGGCTCACAGTTTTCGATTGGGATCCGAGTATGTCGGTACAGTTTTGTTTCCCTCAGGCAGTGTTTCCCAGTCAGGCGTACAGTGCAGGTTCTAAAGCCATGGAGATTGTGTGCCAGGGCTCCAGCTGATAGATGGCCATGTCTGCAGTGCCTGTGGTCTGCTGAGGGAGGGGAGTGGACGCGGAGTGACCATGATATTACTGGTCATCCCAGTGGATTAAACCCCACCCAAGGCGGTGGATAGAATGCACTGGAGTATGGTACCTAGAGGCTTTCGAGATTTAAGCTCGGTTGCAGCTGGTGGACGGACACTGGGAATGCGATCTGAAGGAAAACGGGGCGTTGCAGACTGGAGTGCAAAGCTTGCAGGTAACGTCAGCACTCTGAGCTGCGTCTCAAATGCGTCGGCGCTTGGAGCCCCTTGCAAACCTTCAGCTAACACACGCAATGCAGGCAGAATCATGCAGGCACATGCTCCCTCTCTGAGCTACAGCTACACCTACGTAGATCAAGCAGGGGACCGTTTTGTTGCGGCAGTCTGTGAaagacctcccccccccaccccccctttgTCTgaaaggagaaaatctgcagatgctggacatcccagcagcacacacacaaaatgcatctTGGGAAAGAGCGCTGCCAATGTTTTGGGGGCCTGCCggagggcctcggcctgaaacgtcgactactcttttcctagatgctgcctagcctgctgagttcctccagcattttgtgtgtgtttccccttTGTCTCCCAGGCACAGGTTCCAGTGATCGCTGGTGGCCCGGCCTGTGGGTGGGGAGCCTCTTGGGCTCTCCTTCCCCCTCAGACTGGGCAAGAACAGAACAGAGAATCCTCTCTTTACACAGCCAGTCCCCAAGCCCAAGCTATCCCAGAGGAAATGCTAAACCTATCCAATTTGCAATTCCTTAAGGCCCTTCATAACCCCTATCTCCCTTAATGAATCAAAAGCagggataaagattagctttatttgtcctgTGTACACATCACAGTATTGAACTTTGTTCTCAGAAcagaagaacatccctttagaacagagatgaggaggaatttctttagccggagggtggagaatctatggaattcatggctacagacaagtcattgggtgttcTTAAAGTGGTGGCTGACGaggttagtaagggtgtcaaaggttatggggagaagacaggagaatggggttgtgagggaagataaatcagccatgatggagtggcggagcagactcgatgggatggATGgtttaattttgctcctgtgtcttgtggtccTGCATCAAAatttacagtgaaatgcgtcattttgcgtcaacgaccaacaccgtccaaggatgtgctgggggctgcctgcaagtgtcgccaacTAACCATGCCCACAGTTTTACTAATCATAACCCgcacgtctttggaacgtgggatgaagccagaggaaacccatgaggtcttgggcagaacgtagaaactccttgcagacagcagcggGCCAACTAGCACTGATGCCACAGCATTGTATGAGTTCTGGGTTCCGGCTTCCACTGGGGGCACTCAGAGTCTTTGTGGAGATGCTGTGCTCTGCTCGCTGCAATGACAGAGGGTCGCCACCGGGCGGCAGACTGGTGGCTACTTTCCATCCGGGAACCCTGCAATATAAGTAGCCATATGCTCTTTTTCTTTATCATTGCAGACTTTCCGGAGGGAAATTCACCATCATCCTCAGATCAGATACAAAAGCAGGAAgaggatgaggaggaggaggaggtctcTGAGGAAGATATGGAGGAGGAAGGGCACCTCACGTCATGGCACCTGCCTCTGAGCACCTTTTCAAATAGTGCCACCCTGAAGGCAGAGGACATGCTCTTGGAGGGCTGTACTTCCCAACGCGACATCCCTGGCACTAGTGGGCTGCAGCCAGCCAAGAGGCAAAGGGAAAATGAGGCGCAGGCCCTCCGGAGAGAGAGTCCGCATAGCAGCACTGCCCCGGAGGATGTGAGCGAGAACTTTGACAGGGAAGCATTCAGGAAAAGGCTGGTGCAGATGCACGGTGAAATGCTTGGCTCGTTGTCTAGTCTTTCAGACAGGATGCAGGAGATGGCCAGGAGTATGGAGGTGTCGGTCTCCAACCTCGCACAGGAAGTCCTCTGGAGCCAGGACAGCCTCAGCTCCAGCGTGGAGGCGATACGCAGCTCCATACCGACCGGCATGGATGCTACCGCGATGCAGCGGCTGATGGACCGGGTCTTGGCTTCCATGGAGGCACAGGAAGAGGCTGTTCAAAGTCTCTGCGCCTCCGTGGAGGCCCAGGGCAACCCCAGCCGGGCGCTGCTGGCTGTCAGCCGGGAGCAGGTGGCAGTCATGAAGGAGCAGCGGGAAGCTGTCCGGGAGCAGATCGCCCTCCTCCGTGATCAGAGGGAGGCCACGCGGGAGCGGGTGGCCCTCCAGCATGAGCAGATCGCCGCCCTGCGCGAGCAGAGGGCCACCTCGCGGAAGAACACAGCGGTGCTCCGGGAGCAGACGGCCGTCCTGCGGGACCTGGTGGTCGGGATCGGCGCCGGCCTGAAGTCTCTGACAGACGCCGTGCAGTCGGGGGCGCAGCAGATCTGCAGGGAGCTCGCCGCCCGCCCCCGGGAGAGGCCCGGCGGCGTTTCGCTTCTCCGGACCAGCGTCCTCCCTCGCGGCGTCAGCTTCTCCCCTCGGGCAAAGCCCTCACCCGTGTCCCACGTCAAGGTGCCCCGTGCCGCAGCCCCCGACGGCAGTGCACTGCAACCCAGCTCTTCGCGAGGTCGTCACGGGCGCCTACAGCGGACGTACACCAAGATAAAGCAGCCACTCCAGGGTGTTGGCACAACAGAAcaacctcccacagggtctgggGCAGCAAGACGGCCACACCAGACTGCAGGCAAAATCGAACACTCCCCTGGGTGCTAGTATGACAAAGTAGTCGCCCCTGGTTGCCGGTACGTTGTAGGAGCCTCAGTT
Proteins encoded in this window:
- the LOC132382943 gene encoding uncharacterized protein LOC132382943 isoform X1, which translates into the protein MSSQKPLLCPWLITQVDSGQYPGLCWVNKEKRQFRIPWKHCLRQNISSDDVKIFEAWAIASGRYRAGVDVPNPPVWKRNFRSALARKKHFRRVQDNRSDPLDPHLIYEIHNSDFPEGNSPSSSDQIQKQEEDEEEEEVSEEDMEEEGHLTSWHLPLSTFSNSATLKAEDMLLEGCTSQRDIPGTSGLQPAKRQRENEAQALRRESPHSSTAPEDVSENFDREAFRKRLVQMHGEMLGSLSSLSDRMQEMARSMEVSVSNLAQEVLWSQDSLSSSVEAIRSSIPTGMDATAMQRLMDRVLASMEAQEEAVQSLCASVEAQGNPSRALLAVSREQVAVMKEQREAVREQIALLRDQREATRERVALQHEQIAALREQRATSRKNTAVLREQTAVLRDLVVGIGAGLKSLTDAVQSGAQQICRELAARPRERPGGVSLLRTSVLPRGVSFSPRAKPSPVSHVKVPRAAAPDGSALQPSSSRGRHGRLQRTYTKIKQPLQGVGTTEQPPTGSGAARRPHQTAGKIEHSPGC
- the LOC132382943 gene encoding uncharacterized protein LOC132382943 isoform X2, with amino-acid sequence MYHPFALGPEPLPRLCSQLIVLQNNRCSAWAIASGRYRAGVDVPNPPVWKRNFRSALARKKHFRRVQDNRSDPLDPHLIYEIHNSDFPEGNSPSSSDQIQKQEEDEEEEEVSEEDMEEEGHLTSWHLPLSTFSNSATLKAEDMLLEGCTSQRDIPGTSGLQPAKRQRENEAQALRRESPHSSTAPEDVSENFDREAFRKRLVQMHGEMLGSLSSLSDRMQEMARSMEVSVSNLAQEVLWSQDSLSSSVEAIRSSIPTGMDATAMQRLMDRVLASMEAQEEAVQSLCASVEAQGNPSRALLAVSREQVAVMKEQREAVREQIALLRDQREATRERVALQHEQIAALREQRATSRKNTAVLREQTAVLRDLVVGIGAGLKSLTDAVQSGAQQICRELAARPRERPGGVSLLRTSVLPRGVSFSPRAKPSPVSHVKVPRAAAPDGSALQPSSSRGRHGRLQRTYTKIKQPLQGVGTTEQPPTGSGAARRPHQTAGKIEHSPGC